GACCATCTCCGGAAGCAGCCGAGTGAGCGGCCGCTTGTACTGCTCTTCCACCCTGATCATCGCCGGTGTCATCCTGGGCATTTGTCTTACCCCCTTGCGGGAACTGTCCCACTAGAGCTAGCCTACATGGTGTTCCTGCTTTTGTCAAGCTCTTGTCCAGACAATCTCTTAAACTAGTTTAAAACTTTCTAAGATAAAGTATAGAACATCAAGATTTTGTATTATATTCAAACGGAGATTTTCTATAATCTCGTTTGTCACAGAACCGCTGTTACGTGTTATTTCAGGTTGTGTTGTGGCGTCTCAGTCTTGCAGAGCCTCCCGTCACAACTCTCGATTCCTTCCCATTTGTTGTTGGGTGGACCGCCCAACAGGCTCGCTTGGCTGCACCGTGACATTACCCGCCGTTTCCTGCGCAGGCGCCTCGTGGACAGTGCGCGGGCTGCCCGCCTATAATGCCCTCGCTCAGACGCTGACGCACATACACCATTGACACATGGACTGAAGCTGCATGCTCCGTACCGGCGTAGACATCGTGGAGATATGGCGGATTGGGGAAGCGGCCGCCCGCTGGGGTGACCGCTTCTTCAACCGCATCTATACGCCGGGCGAGCTCGCCTACTCGCGCGGACGTCTTCCCCAGCTTGCAGGCCGCTTCGCCGCCAAGGAGGCCGTCATGAAGGCGCTCGGTACCGGCGTGCGCGGCGTCGGCTGGCGCGAGATCGAGGTGGTGCGCAAGCCGGGGCAGGCGCCCACCGTCGTGCTGCACGGCCGCGCCAAGGCACGCGCCGAGCGGCTATGCCTCGGCGAGATCTCCATCTCCATTTCCCACTCACGCGACTACGCCGTCGTGGTGGCCGTCGGAGAGACCGTGGTCACCGGAGAGACCGTGGTCATCGGAGAGACCAGTGAAGATAGTGACAGCTGAGGCAATGCGCGCCCTGGAGCGCCGCGCGGTGGACGCGGGCTCCCCTGACGGAAAGCCCGTGGGCTCCCCTGATGGAAAGCCCGTGGGCTCCCCTGATGGAAAGCCCGTGGGCTCCCCCGATGGAAAGCCCGTGGGCTCCCTGGACGACCTCATGGAGCGCGCCGGCCTCCTCTCCGCCCGCGCCGCGTGGGGCATGCTGAATGCCGACGGCGGCGGACCCCAAGCACGGCCCGTCATGCAGCCTCCTCCTGTTATGTCCACGTCACCGGTCTCCGAAGAGATGGCGGCGCCGCGTATCGTGGTGCTGGTGGGGCCGGGCAACAACGGCGGCGACGGCCTGGTGGCGGCCCGCCACCTGCAACGGTGGCACGGCGGCGTCATCGTCATCATCTTGGCGCCGCGACCGGACGATGACCCCAAGCGTGCCCTTGCCCTCGGCGCGGGCGTCGCGGTTGTTGACGCGGACGCGGAGCCCCTCACGGCCCTCGATCGAGCCCTGCCGTCCGCGGCGCTCGTCGTGGACGCCGTGCTGGGCATCGGCGCATCCCGGCCGCTGGAAGGCTCGCTCCGCGACGCCATGACGGTTGTGAACGCGGAGCGGACGCGACGGCCGGCCCTGCAGACCCTTGCGCTGGACGTGCCCACGGGCATCGACGCCGACGACGGCGAGGCGGACCCCAACGCCCTGGACGCGACCGCCACGGTGAGCTTCGGATTCCCCAAGCACGGCCACTTTCGCTTCCCCGCCGCAGCCCGGGTGGGGCGTCTCATCGTCGCCGACATCGGCGTGCCGGAGGCGCTGGCGGATAACATCGCGGAGGAAGCGGTAACTACGGCGTGGGCGCGGGCGCAACTGCCTCGCCGGCCGCTGGACGCGCACAAGGGCTCCTTTGGCCGGGTGCTGGCGCTGGCGGGCTCACGGAGCTACATCGGCGCGGCACAACTGGCGTGCCTGGGCGCGGCCCGCTCCGGAGCCGGGTACATCACGCTGGCCGTGACGCCCGTCGTGCAAGGGCTCCTGGCCGGGCGGCTCACGGAGAGCACCTATCTGCTGCTGCCCGACGACGGCGACGGCGTGGCGGACCCTGAGGCGGCGCGAACACTGCACGACACCATGCCAGCCTGCGACGCGTTCCTCGTCGGGTGCGGGCTTGGGCAGCACGACACGACGCGGCTGCTGCTCGACCGGCTGCTGCTCTCACCGGAACCGCTGCCCTTGCCGACGGTCATTGACGCGGACGCCCTGAACTTCCTGGCGAGGACGGACGGATGGTGGGAGCGCCGACAGGGCGAAGCCGTCCTGACGCCGCATCCAGGAGAGATGGCAAGGCTTCTGGATTGCGATATCGGCGACGTCGAGGCGGACCGCATCGGCGCTGCCCGGAACGCCGCCGCGCGATGGGGCGTCACGGTGCTGCTCAAGGGGGCCTTCACCGTCGCCGCCGCGCCCGACGGCCGCGTACGCGTGCTCCCCTTCGCCAACCCCGCGCTGGCCACGGCGGGGACGGGCGACGTGCTCGCGGGCTGCGTGGCGGGGCTGCTCGCGCAGGGTGTGGCACCCTTCGACGCCGCGAGCCTGGGCGCGTTCATCCACGCGGCGGCCGGTCAGCTCGCGGCGGAGGAGATCGGCGAGGCGGGCGTCATCGCGGGCGACCTGCTGCCGCTGCTGCCCAAGGCCATTGGGATGCTGCGCGAGGGGAGCTTCTCCGGCGGCATCTTCCACATCGGCTAGTTGCCGCCGCCCCTTGCGGACAAAGGGCCCGTGTCAGGGCCCAGATTCCCCATCTGCTATACTCACACCTACCATGCTGCTTGCGATTGACGTCGGCAACACCAACATAACCATGGGCGCGTTCAACGGCGACGCCTTGGCCGCGACGTGGCGAATGTCAACGGAGTCGCGGTGGCAGCCGGACGAGTGCAGCGTGGTCCTAC
This is a stretch of genomic DNA from Chloroflexota bacterium. It encodes these proteins:
- the acpS gene encoding holo-ACP synthase produces the protein MLRTGVDIVEIWRIGEAAARWGDRFFNRIYTPGELAYSRGRLPQLAGRFAAKEAVMKALGTGVRGVGWREIEVVRKPGQAPTVVLHGRAKARAERLCLGEISISISHSRDYAVVVAVGETVVTGETVVIGETSEDSDS
- a CDS encoding NAD(P)H-hydrate dehydratase translates to MKIVTAEAMRALERRAVDAGSPDGKPVGSPDGKPVGSPDGKPVGSPDGKPVGSLDDLMERAGLLSARAAWGMLNADGGGPQARPVMQPPPVMSTSPVSEEMAAPRIVVLVGPGNNGGDGLVAARHLQRWHGGVIVIILAPRPDDDPKRALALGAGVAVVDADAEPLTALDRALPSAALVVDAVLGIGASRPLEGSLRDAMTVVNAERTRRPALQTLALDVPTGIDADDGEADPNALDATATVSFGFPKHGHFRFPAAARVGRLIVADIGVPEALADNIAEEAVTTAWARAQLPRRPLDAHKGSFGRVLALAGSRSYIGAAQLACLGAARSGAGYITLAVTPVVQGLLAGRLTESTYLLLPDDGDGVADPEAARTLHDTMPACDAFLVGCGLGQHDTTRLLLDRLLLSPEPLPLPTVIDADALNFLARTDGWWERRQGEAVLTPHPGEMARLLDCDIGDVEADRIGAARNAAARWGVTVLLKGAFTVAAAPDGRVRVLPFANPALATAGTGDVLAGCVAGLLAQGVAPFDAASLGAFIHAAAGQLAAEEIGEAGVIAGDLLPLLPKAIGMLREGSFSGGIFHIG